The DNA segment TACTGTTGTACTGCTTAAGTTAGCATTAACAGATCCGTTTATAGTTGCAGTTGTATTTGTAATTAAAGTGGCAGCAGAAGATGTTGCTGTAGGTGCAACCACACTTGCCAGGGTTGTAAAAGTAAGATCTTCGCCAGTTACGGTTCCTGCTGCATTGGTGGCTTTTACTCTGAAATGATATTCAGTGTTAGGTGTTAGTCCGGTAAGTGATGCACTAACGTCTGTGAGCGAATTTCCTGTTAATATGTTTGTCGAGGCAGCCACAGTGCTTCCATATGCTGTACTTGTTCCATATTCAAATGATACAGAAGTTGAGGTACCGTTTGGATTTACACTTCCGTTCAGGGTAACAGTAGTCTCTGCCACTGAGGCAGCTGCTTTAGAAGTCGCTACCGGCGGAATGGCAGTTATAAGTGCAGATCTTACATTGTCATATAAATAGGTATCACCTTCTTTAATGAAACCACGGAAAAAGTAAGTTTTATTCCTCTTAAGATCCTTAATATCAGCTGAAAAAGTCCCGACCGTTGGTGTTCCCAGCCTTACAACAGTATCGGTAATTACCGGACTATTGTTTTTTATGGAATAAGCTACTCCGTAATCACTGTTTTTATTTCCGCTGAGGGAAATGATCTTTCCGCTGACTTTTACTGTATTGTCAACAACTGTTACATCAGTAATTTCCAGATCTGTTACCTTTTCATCCTTCTTGCACGTTGTAATAATAAAGGCGCAAATCAGAGCCAGAGAAATAAACCTTAGCGCTTTTGTTTTCATTTTCTACGTCAGTTTAGAGTCTTGTAAAACACATATTAACAGGTTATTGAGGGCTTATTCAAATCAGGGTTAGTAATATTAAAAAATAATCTGAAAAGATATTATGTTTTACTTTTCGAAACAAGTAAATTCTAACATATTTGACTAACCGCCAGAATGTTGTGATGAATGAATTTCGAATATTTCCGCGGTTTGTACCAAGTTCAATTTTCTGCTCTGTTTTTTAACAAAAACTGTTCAGTTTTGTTCATATTTGTATATTTAATACCTTTAGGTTTGAATAAAGGCACTGTTTTTGAGATATTGAATCTGATTCAAATGACTGATTGATGTCTATGTCTTTTTGAAATAATATGTGTTGATTATCATTAATTTATATAGCCATGTTTGTAAAGAGATTATTTTTTGTAACTGTTGTATCCTTCGCCGCACTGATTGCTATGGCTCAGGATAAAGTATCCCCTTCAGATTATACTTTCAGTAAGGGACTGAAATCTCAAATAGTGCTTAATGATGATTTCTCCAAGTTCAATAATTACTGGCTTCTTGGAATTGAAGAAAACAGCTGGTCTGAAAGTATTGAGGACGGACATCTTGTTTTTCAGTCGCTGACAGATAAGGCCAAGGAGGATCTTCTTCCTGTTATAATTGATCAGAAACGTAACTTCGAGATCGAAACTTCAATAAGATTTGTTGAAGGGAAGATGGATAAGGGTTATGGTCTGCAGTGGGGAAAAGCTATTAATCCCCTGAAGCAGTTCGACTTTCTTTTAACCGGCAGCGGCCACTTTACAATTGATAAGTATACCGGCGATTTCAAGGATTATGTACCTTTTACATTATCAGACAAGGTAAACAGATATGCCTTTAATAAGCTTACTGTCAGGAAGGTAGCTGATACCTACTACTTCTTTCTTAATGAAAAACTTGTCCATTCAATGCCTTTTGAACCATTCTTCGGAAACCTTCTTGGTTTTCAGGTAGCAGAGAACTCAACTATCAGGGTCGATAATATAGAAATCGCTTATCTCGATAAAGCAGCAGAGGGTAAATCCAAGGTCCTGATTATGGATTATAAGTTCGATTCCAATAACAATAAAGTATCAGTAGGTAAGCCTGTCACACTTACTTTGAATGTTTCGAATGTGGGAGATAAGGATGCTTCCGATCTGACAATTAATTACAAACTGCCTGCTAATATCGAAGTTGTGGATTTTAAGAATGTAACCGCTCTTAAGAAAGGTGAAGAACAGTTACTTTCTCTTCAGTTTTTCGCTACAAAGAACTATACCGATTCTATAATACCGGTGAAGTTTGAAATTGCCGGCGCCGATATCACAAATGTAAACGACATTGACCTTACAGTCGGACTTGATAAACCTGTAAAGGAAAGCGTTGATAAAACAATGGCCCAGAATTACAGTGAGTTCCGTGGAGGAAATGATCCTCTCAAAGGATTAAATGTGGCTCAGGCTATGAAATCTGTCGAGGTAGGGGAGTACTATGGACTTGTTATTGGTATTGATCAGTACAGTGGTGAATGGCCAATGCTGAAAAATGCTGTGAATGATGCAAAGGGTGTTGCTGAACTACTGTCATCAAAGTATACCTTCCATTATATGAAGACATTATATGACAAGGATGCCACACGTGATAATATCCTCAAAGAGTTTGAATACCTCCTTAGTAGCGTAAAAGCCAATGATAATGTGCTGATATACTATTCAGGCCATGGTGAATATATTGAGAACATGGATAAGGGTTTCTGGGTTCCGGTTGATGCTGCTGCCAAGTCTATTTCTAAATATATCTCAAACGAGGATATCAGGGCTTTCCTTACCGGTATAAAATCAAAACATACTCTTCTGGTAACTGACGCCTGTTTCAGCGGCGATATCTTCAGGGGAAAAACAATGACAATCCCATACGAGAATTCAACAAAGTACTACTCAAAAATGTATTCTCTTAGCAGCAGAAAAGCAATAACATCAGGCGGTGTTGAACCGGTTATGGATAAAGGAAAGGAAAACCACTCAATATTTGCATATTACTTCCTTCAGGCTCTTAAAAACAATACTGAAAAATATTTTGACGCCGGTCAGGTGTTCGATTTCATTAAAATACCTGTGGTAAACAATTCCTACCAGACTCCGGCCTATAGCCCCATTCGTAATGCAGGTGATGAAGGCGGACAGTTTATTTTTATTATGAAGTAGAAAAAAACCACGAAGATATTGAGGAGAAAAAAGCAACCACGGAGACACGGATTACACGGAGAAGCACGGAGAAAATTTTGGAAGATTAAATGATTACGCAGGCTTATATCAATGAAATTTCATATAAGATTATTGGATGCGCGATTGAAGTCCATAAACATCTTGGTCCCGGGTTACTTGAGTCGGTTTATGAGGCATGCTTCATTGATGAAATGAGGAATTCGGGATTAGATGTCAAGTCGCAATTATACGTTCCTGTTCAATACAAAGGGAGGGATTTAGGGGGTAATCTAAAGCTTGATTTGCTTGTTAATGATTTAATTATAGTTGAAGAGAAAGCTGTTGAGGTTATGATTCCTCTTTATAAAGCTCAACTATTGTCATATTTGAAACTTTCGGGTAAACCCAAAGGATTATTGATTAATTTTAATAGCGAAAATATTAAGGAGCAATTGGTATCACTTGTCACTGAAGAATTTGCAAAATTACCCAAAAATTAGTCTCTGTGTCTCTCTGTGTTCTTCGTGTCTCCGTGGTTTAAACTCTTTATTTGATAATCATCTTTGACTTTTTAATTATTTAAGGTTATGATGCTAAAAAGATTACTTCCCCTGGTTCTCCTTTTCCTGCTGATAAAGACAGAATTATTTTCCCAGCAATATTTTTTCAGGAACTATTCTGTTGAACAGGGTCTGCCGCAATCTTCGGTTTACTGTATGCTTCAGGACTCGCGGGGATTCATATGGATGGGAACCGACGGAGCAGGTGTTACGCGTTTCGACGGACAAAGCTTTGAAACTTACAGCAAGGCTGACGGATTATCCGGTAATGTTGTGAGAAGCCTTATCGAGGATAGCAAGGGTGATATCTGGATCGGGACCGATGCAGGAATAACAGTTTATGACGGGTATCACTTTAATGTAATCGGCAAGCCGGAAGGATTCAACGGAAGCTCAGTATTAAAATTGATTGAAGGCAGCAATGGTATTATCTGGGCTGCAACAAACGATGCCGGATTATCAGGGATCAGCCGGGGTGATTCATTATCGGTATTCAGTTTTACAACAGAAGATGGGCTCATAAGTGATTTCATATTTGATATTTATGAGGACTCTGAGAAGAATATCTGGCTGGGAATGATCGGCGGTGTGAATATTCTTGAATTTGAGGATTCCACATCTCAAAAAATAAAAAACATCTATAAACCTGAAATAAACTCTGACGATGCAACTACCATTCTGTCATTAGAAGCCTCCGGCAATGGTAAAATCTGGTTTGGAAGTTACGGGAACGGACTTTTCAGTACTGTTGTTTCAGGGGACAAAGACAAACTTGTCCTTAATCCATCTGCAATAAATGCCATTATTCCCGATATGATTATCTGGGACTTGTCAGTCATGAAAAACGGGGAGTTATGGTTAGCTACCGATAAGAATGGAGTGGTGAGACATTTTAATGAGGCAATAGCAGGACAGTTTAACAAAGAGAGTGGCCTTCAGTCAAACCAGATAATGAATATTATTAAAGACAGGGAGGGAAATGCATGGTTTTCTTCATTCGGTCAGGGTGTAATGATGTACGGGAAGGAGAAATTTATAAGTTATAACGAAACCAATGGAATAAAAGGGAGTCAGGTGCTTGATGTTTTATTCTCTTCAGGTAATTATTTCTATCTGGCAACTGAAGAAGGATTAATGAAATTTGTTAAAGATGGAGAAAAAATAAGAAGACTTAATTTTTATACCTCTGCAAATGGTTTAAACTATCAGGGAGCCAATACTATTGAGAAATATGATAATGATAATATTTTGATTGGCACCAAAAATGGCATTAATATTCTGAGTGGCAGTGTCCTTGGAGTTTTCAGCGGAAATGCAAGTTTGGGGAATAAGGATATAAGCTCTCTCGTTCTGGGCAGTAATGAAGACGTCTGGGTAGGAACAGCCGGTGGATATGGAAGAATATTTGGCGACAGTCTTTTTTTCATGGACAATGCGGACGGTCTTATAAATGATGAAATTCAAACAATAATTGAGGATAATAAAAAACGAATATGGTTAGGTACTCTGGGTGGCCTGGTTCGGCTGGAAGGAAAAACCTATACCGATTATAATGATCAGGAGGGTCTTACAGAAATAAAGATCAGTTCCCTTGCTCAAAGTCCCGATGGAAACATTCTGATAGGTACTCTTGGAGGAGGGGTGTATAAATTTGATTTAGCGAAGGATTCTATGCCGATCTCAGTTTTCGCATCAAAAGGAGTACTCTCTTCGAATACAATCAATTCACTTCAATTTCTTAATGATACTCTGCTGGTGGCAGGTAACGATAAGGGATTTGATTTGATTGTTTTTGATAAGGATCAGAAAATCAGAAGAGTAATTCACAATACTCTGAAGGATGGCTTTCTTGGCGGAGAGAATATTTCCAACTCGCTATCAATGGATAATGAAGGATTGGTCTGGTTTGGAACAAAGAAAGGACTGGTGAGGTATGATCCGTCATTTGACCTTAATTATTCACAAACTCCTGAAGCCGTCATTACCGGCATCAAACTGTTCTTCGAAGATGTCGACTGGGCTTCAAGAGACTTTAAAACCCGAAGGTTCTCCAACCTTCCTGAAAACCTTGTACTCTCGCATAATGATAATCATCTTACATTCTTGTTCACAGGTTTGTCATATGATAATCCTGACGAGCTAGAGTTTTCATATTTCCTTGAGGGTCAGAGTAAAGAATGGTCCCCATTTAGCAGGAACAGGGATATGCTGTTTTCAGGATTGAACCCCGGGTCCTATGTTTTTAAAGTTAAAGCAAGAAATAAATTCGGGATTGTCGGAAACACTGCAGAATACAGATTCAATATTAAACCCCCTTTCTGGCAGACCCCATGGTTCCTGATTCCTTCAGCTGTTCTGTTTATCATCCTGTTAATTGTTATTATGAGGATGAGGGAAAGGAAACTGATAAATGAAAAGATAAAACTTGAAAAAATTGTTGAGGAAAGGACAAGGGAGGTTGTAGAGCAGAAAGATGAGATAGCCAAACAGAGAGATGTTGTAACATATCAGAAGAAAGAGATAACCGACAGTATTCATTATGCGGAGAGGATACAGAGAGCTGTTCTTCCTGTGGAAAACATACTTAAAAATAACTTTTCCGATTACTTCATTCTTTTCCGTCCTAAAGATATAGTGAGCGGCGATTTCTACTGGATGTCGGAAAAGAACGGGCATGTAGTTTTTACAGCCGCAGATTGTACAGGGCATGGTGTTCCCGGTGCATTTATGAGCATGCTTGGAGTCAGCTTCCTTAACAAGATCGTTAACGAGGAAGGTATTGTAAAGCCATCACAGATTCTTAATTCCCTGAGGGAAGAGATTGTTGTTTCCCTTAAACAGGAAGGAACCTTTGAGACAAACAAGGATGGAATGGATATTGCCCTGTGTTCTATCGACATTAAAAAGATGACTCTTCAATTTGCCGGAGCTAATAATCCGCTATTACTTATAAGAAAGGAGAACGGAGAATATGTTGTTAATGAGACAAAGGCCGATAAGATGCCAGTGGCATTCTATATGCGTATGGATGATTTCACAAATCATGAACTGGAACTAAGGAAAGGTGATACAATATATCTCCATTCAGATGGATTTCTAGACCAGTTTGGAGGCCCTGATGGGAGAAAATTCATGAAAAAGAGGTTTAATGAGATGCTGCTCAGCAACCAGGAGCTTCCCCTGATAAAACAGAAAGAGGTCTTTGTAAAAACACTTGATGAGTGGATTAACCATCCCTCTGAAAACGCCCCCGGCGCACAGATAGATGACGTAATTTTAATAGGTGTAAGGATCTAAGCCGTTTTCCTGTAGCGTCTTACTGCCAGTGCTGTAAAAAGGATTGCAATTACAGCAAGTGAGTAAAGTTCTGTACTGATATCATAAATGGTTGATCCCTTCAGCATTACCATCCTGTTGATACGAATAAGATAGGTAACAGGATTTATAAGATTGAAGTCCTGGGCCCACTGCGGCATGCTTTCGTAAGGGGTGAAGATCCCGCTCATAAGGATAAAAACGATCATACAGAAAAAGGCTACAAACATATATTGCTGCTGGGTTCCCGAGAAAGTTGATATGAACAGTGCAAGACCCAGAACAGCTATAAGAAATATTGTTGCTCCCATAAACATAAGGGCAATACTACCCTCGAAAGGAATGTTAAATGCAAGCTTCCCGATTAGCAGACCTAATGCCAGGTCTATGAGTCCGATCAGTAGAAACGGAACCATTTTGGCAATGATGAAATGATATTTTCTGACAGGTGTTACGTTGATCTGTTCAATTGTGCCAATCTCTTTTTCCCTTACCATGTTCAATCCTGCGAGCAGAAAACCAATAGCGGTCACAAGTATCACAAGGATGCCCGGAAGCATATAGTACTTGTAATTCAGAGATTCATTATACCAGTACCTGTTTGTGATCTCAATTCGTGGCTGAGGAACTATCTTTGAGATGCTTATGTTCTCATTTAAGAGATCAATGTTATAATCGCGTATCACACCATTTAGATAAGCCCATGAGAGCTGGGCGGTTGAGGCATTGATTGCGTCAATTGAGGCAAGTATACGGGCCGGCTTTCCGTTTATTATATCTTCCCCGAAACCTGAAGGGATACTAAGAATAAGGTTGCATTTATTGCGATGAAGTAGGTCATTAGCCTTTTCCTCAGAAAATGTTGAATAAGTGATATTAAAGAAAGTAGAACCTTCAAGTTTGCTGAT comes from the Bacteroidales bacterium genome and includes:
- a CDS encoding ABC transporter permease, which gives rise to MRTILYLIRKEFIQIFRNKFISKAIFAVPIVQMLILVPAITFEIKNINLAIIDQDMTLESRGLISKLEGSTFFNITYSTFSEEKANDLLHRNKCNLILSIPSGFGEDIINGKPARILASIDAINASTAQLSWAYLNGVIRDYNIDLLNENISISKIVPQPRIEITNRYWYNESLNYKYYMLPGILVILVTAIGFLLAGLNMVREKEIGTIEQINVTPVRKYHFIIAKMVPFLLIGLIDLALGLLIGKLAFNIPFEGSIALMFMGATIFLIAVLGLALFISTFSGTQQQYMFVAFFCMIVFILMSGIFTPYESMPQWAQDFNLINPVTYLIRINRMVMLKGSTIYDISTELYSLAVIAILFTALAVRRYRKTA
- a CDS encoding caspase family protein yields the protein MFVKRLFFVTVVSFAALIAMAQDKVSPSDYTFSKGLKSQIVLNDDFSKFNNYWLLGIEENSWSESIEDGHLVFQSLTDKAKEDLLPVIIDQKRNFEIETSIRFVEGKMDKGYGLQWGKAINPLKQFDFLLTGSGHFTIDKYTGDFKDYVPFTLSDKVNRYAFNKLTVRKVADTYYFFLNEKLVHSMPFEPFFGNLLGFQVAENSTIRVDNIEIAYLDKAAEGKSKVLIMDYKFDSNNNKVSVGKPVTLTLNVSNVGDKDASDLTINYKLPANIEVVDFKNVTALKKGEEQLLSLQFFATKNYTDSIIPVKFEIAGADITNVNDIDLTVGLDKPVKESVDKTMAQNYSEFRGGNDPLKGLNVAQAMKSVEVGEYYGLVIGIDQYSGEWPMLKNAVNDAKGVAELLSSKYTFHYMKTLYDKDATRDNILKEFEYLLSSVKANDNVLIYYSGHGEYIENMDKGFWVPVDAAAKSISKYISNEDIRAFLTGIKSKHTLLVTDACFSGDIFRGKTMTIPYENSTKYYSKMYSLSSRKAITSGGVEPVMDKGKENHSIFAYYFLQALKNNTEKYFDAGQVFDFIKIPVVNNSYQTPAYSPIRNAGDEGGQFIFIMK
- a CDS encoding GxxExxY protein; the encoded protein is MITQAYINEISYKIIGCAIEVHKHLGPGLLESVYEACFIDEMRNSGLDVKSQLYVPVQYKGRDLGGNLKLDLLVNDLIIVEEKAVEVMIPLYKAQLLSYLKLSGKPKGLLINFNSENIKEQLVSLVTEEFAKLPKN
- a CDS encoding SpoIIE family protein phosphatase — its product is MMLKRLLPLVLLFLLIKTELFSQQYFFRNYSVEQGLPQSSVYCMLQDSRGFIWMGTDGAGVTRFDGQSFETYSKADGLSGNVVRSLIEDSKGDIWIGTDAGITVYDGYHFNVIGKPEGFNGSSVLKLIEGSNGIIWAATNDAGLSGISRGDSLSVFSFTTEDGLISDFIFDIYEDSEKNIWLGMIGGVNILEFEDSTSQKIKNIYKPEINSDDATTILSLEASGNGKIWFGSYGNGLFSTVVSGDKDKLVLNPSAINAIIPDMIIWDLSVMKNGELWLATDKNGVVRHFNEAIAGQFNKESGLQSNQIMNIIKDREGNAWFSSFGQGVMMYGKEKFISYNETNGIKGSQVLDVLFSSGNYFYLATEEGLMKFVKDGEKIRRLNFYTSANGLNYQGANTIEKYDNDNILIGTKNGINILSGSVLGVFSGNASLGNKDISSLVLGSNEDVWVGTAGGYGRIFGDSLFFMDNADGLINDEIQTIIEDNKKRIWLGTLGGLVRLEGKTYTDYNDQEGLTEIKISSLAQSPDGNILIGTLGGGVYKFDLAKDSMPISVFASKGVLSSNTINSLQFLNDTLLVAGNDKGFDLIVFDKDQKIRRVIHNTLKDGFLGGENISNSLSMDNEGLVWFGTKKGLVRYDPSFDLNYSQTPEAVITGIKLFFEDVDWASRDFKTRRFSNLPENLVLSHNDNHLTFLFTGLSYDNPDELEFSYFLEGQSKEWSPFSRNRDMLFSGLNPGSYVFKVKARNKFGIVGNTAEYRFNIKPPFWQTPWFLIPSAVLFIILLIVIMRMRERKLINEKIKLEKIVEERTREVVEQKDEIAKQRDVVTYQKKEITDSIHYAERIQRAVLPVENILKNNFSDYFILFRPKDIVSGDFYWMSEKNGHVVFTAADCTGHGVPGAFMSMLGVSFLNKIVNEEGIVKPSQILNSLREEIVVSLKQEGTFETNKDGMDIALCSIDIKKMTLQFAGANNPLLLIRKENGEYVVNETKADKMPVAFYMRMDDFTNHELELRKGDTIYLHSDGFLDQFGGPDGRKFMKKRFNEMLLSNQELPLIKQKEVFVKTLDEWINHPSENAPGAQIDDVILIGVRI